In the Cellulomonas sp. C5510 genome, GCGATCGCGTGGCCGATGCCCTGGGTCGACCCGCTCACGAAGGCCCTCCGGCCGGTCAGCTGCAGATCCATCTCGTCCTCCTCCGTCCCGCACGGCGCGGGGTCGCTTGCTCAAGCACGTGACCGTAGGCGTCGATGACTTGCCTGGGCAAGTCAGCGACGACGGCTAGGGTGCGGGGCATGACCGATCCCGGCGCGCCCCGCGAGCTGTCCGGCACCGACCTCGAGGCGTGGTCGGCCCTCGCCACCGTCCTGGAGTGGCTGCCCCCGGCGCTGGACGCCCCGCTGCAGCGCGACGCGGGTCTCACGCACTTCGAGTACGGCGTGCTCTACGCGCTGAGTCGCGCCGACGGGGGGACGCTGCGCATGAGCGTGCTGGCGGGCTACGCCAACAGCACGCTGTCCCGGCTGTCGCGCGCGGCGGGCCGGCTGGAGGCGCGCGGCTGGCTGCGTCGCGGCCCGGACCCGGAGGACGGCCGGTACACGCTCGCCGTCCTCACGGACGCCGGGCGCCGTGCGGTGGCGGACGCGACGCCCGGGCACGTGCGGACCGTGCGGCGGCTGGTGCTCGACCGGCTGACCTCGGCGCAGGTCCGGCAGCTGCGGGACATCGGGCAGCGGATCGCGCGGGGGATCCGTGAGGACGGCGGCTGGGAGCCCCCGGCCGACCCGGCGGAGCGGTAGCCCTGGGCGCGTGCCGGTCTCCGCAGCGGCGCGTCCATAGCACACCCGGCGCGACCCGCGCTCGGCTGCGGTGCCCGCGCGGGGCCCGTCACGAGGTGCCGGCCCCGCGATCCTGATGTTTCCGGGACGTTACACGCATGTTCCGTCTTGAATGCTGGACACTACTACTCAGTATCGATCCGGTAACGATCGGCCCCTGGCCTCGGGGGTGTCCGATATGTCCGTCTCGACGCCACTAGCGTGTCCCCATCCATGGCGGGAGCGTGCGTCCGCCCTGCGCGAGCCGGTGACGGCCGCGGCGCAGGGGCCGGAGGCCGAGCGCCACCTTCTCAGGAGGAACATTGAGGATCACACGAAAGGCCGCCGCTGCGGTCTCCATCGCTGCGGCCGGCGCCCTCGCGCTGACGGCCTGCTCGGACTCCGGCAGCGACGACACCACCGACGACTCGGGCATCAACACCGAGACCTCGGTGAACATCGCCTGGAACCAGCCGTTCTACTCGTACAACCAGAACAGCATCACGGGTAACGCGACGGCCAACTCGGTCATCACGTACCTCACCAAGTCGGGCTTCAACTACTACGACCAGGAGCTGAACCTGGTCCCGGACGAGTCGTTCGGCACGTACGAGAAGACCTCCGACGACCCGCTGACCGTCGAGTACACGTTCGCCGACACCGCGAAGTGGTCCGACGGCGTCGCGGTCACCCCGACCGACTTCCTCCTGGAGTGGGCGGCCCAGAGCGGCACGTTCAACAACGTCGAGGCCGAGTACGACGACGAGGGCAACATCTCGAACCAGGACGCCCTGGACGCGGGTGTCTACTTCGACGCCGCCTCCCCGTGCGCCGCCCTGATCGAGACCCCCGAGGTCGACGGCAGCACCATCACGTTCACCTACACCAAGCCGTTCGCGGACTGGGAGACCTGCATGACGGCGCCGACGCTGCCGTCGCACGTCGTCGGTCAGCGCGCGCTGGACGAGGCGGACGCCGAGGCCGCCACGCAGGCGGTCCAGGACGCGATCCTCAACAACGACGTCGACACGCTCTCCAAGATCGCCAAGGTCTGGAGCACGGACTTCAACTACACCGAGCTCCCGGACGACGCGAACCTGTACCTGTCCAACGGCGCGTACGTCATGACGGACTTCGTCAAGGACCAGTACATGACCCTCAAGGCCAACGAGGCCTACGAGGGCGCGAACACGGCGGCCATCGGTACCGTCACGGTGCGCTGGAACGGCGACCCGATGGGTCAGGTCCAGGCGCTGCAGAACGGTGAGGTCGACCTCATCAGCCCGCAGTCGACTGCGGACGTCCTCGAGGCGATCCAGGCGATCGACAGCCTGAAGGTGGAGACCTCCGACGAGGGCACCTACGAGCACATCGACCTGCAGTTCGCCAACGGTGGTCCGTTCGACCCGGCGACCTACGGCGGCGACGCCGACAAGGCGCTCAAGGTGCGCCAGGCGTTCCTCAAGACGATCCCGCGCCAGGACATCGTCGACTCGCTCATCAAGCCGCTGAACGAGAACGCCACGGTGCGCAGCTCCTTCACCGTGGTCCCCGGCTCGCCCAACTACGACGCCGTCGCTGAGGCCTCCGGCCAGGACGCCCAGTTCGGCGAGGTGGACATCGAGGGCGCCAAGGCCCTGCTCGCCGAGGCCGGCGTGCCGGCGGTCAACGTCCGCCTGCTCTTCGACCCGGAGAAC is a window encoding:
- a CDS encoding MarR family winged helix-turn-helix transcriptional regulator; protein product: MTDPGAPRELSGTDLEAWSALATVLEWLPPALDAPLQRDAGLTHFEYGVLYALSRADGGTLRMSVLAGYANSTLSRLSRAAGRLEARGWLRRGPDPEDGRYTLAVLTDAGRRAVADATPGHVRTVRRLVLDRLTSAQVRQLRDIGQRIARGIREDGGWEPPADPAER
- a CDS encoding ABC transporter family substrate-binding protein, whose translation is MRITRKAAAAVSIAAAGALALTACSDSGSDDTTDDSGINTETSVNIAWNQPFYSYNQNSITGNATANSVITYLTKSGFNYYDQELNLVPDESFGTYEKTSDDPLTVEYTFADTAKWSDGVAVTPTDFLLEWAAQSGTFNNVEAEYDDEGNISNQDALDAGVYFDAASPCAALIETPEVDGSTITFTYTKPFADWETCMTAPTLPSHVVGQRALDEADAEAATQAVQDAILNNDVDTLSKIAKVWSTDFNYTELPDDANLYLSNGAYVMTDFVKDQYMTLKANEAYEGANTAAIGTVTVRWNGDPMGQVQALQNGEVDLISPQSTADVLEAIQAIDSLKVETSDEGTYEHIDLQFANGGPFDPATYGGDADKALKVRQAFLKTIPRQDIVDSLIKPLNENATVRSSFTVVPGSPNYDAVAEASGQDAQFGEVDIEGAKALLAEAGVPAVNVRLLFDPENTRRQNEFQLIAASAAEAGITVTPYQVQSDWGTDLSNATSYYDAALFGWQSQSTAVTESDANYRTDATNNFYGYSNPEVDSLFDELQVSTDPDEQGELLGQIEKHLVDDAFGVTLFQFPGVTAWNPEKIDGISKISINPTIFAGFWNWTPGSAASAS